Below is a window of Candidatus Methanosuratincola sp. DNA.
TCCCCCCCTGGCTGGGCTACGACGGTGAACTTCAGGTCGGCGTGCGGGTTCGCGAGCGATAGCTCCTTTATGAAGGACTCGACCTTTTGGGTGTAGTCCCCGGCGATCATGAGCTCGACCCTGGTTCCGTGTTCCCTGGAGAACTCCACCTCCTCAGAGGAGACGATCACGGGCGAGTTCTTCTCGGTGTCTATCTTCAGGACGACGCGGTATGCCTTCGGGTCGGACTCGGTCTTTGTGGTAATCACCGCTGGCTCGAGGGACGTGAGCTGGGCGTATATTATAGCAGCATGGACGCCCAGCCCCTGTTGCCCTCTGGACTGCTTGAATGAGAAGAACTTTGACCCGTATAGGACGCTGCCGAAGCATTTTGCTACCTTTCCCCTGAGGACCCCGCAGCCGTTGTCCTCCACCACCAGCCTGAAGACGGGGAATGTTCTGACGCCCCCGTCCTTGGTCTTGTTTGTGACCACTTCGTACTTCTTCGTGGTGGCCGTAAGCTCCACGGTGACCTCAGGCAGGACACCCATCGCCTCGCAGGCGTCTAGTGAGTTGTCCATCAGTTCCTTTATAGTCTGGACGAGAGCGTGCTCCGGATCTCCGAATCCGAGCTGGCCCAGGTTTTGGCGGTAGTACTGGGCAGGGTTGACCGCCCGCATCTTCCTGGCCTCAAGCTCGGCGGCGGTTAGCAGCTCTTTGTGGACAGGCTTTGCGCTCTTCTGCTTCGTGCGGCCAGTCTTACCACTGGTCCTCGCCATTTTTTGCGCCTTGCCCTGCGTCCCGGTGTCCGGAGCCTTCTCCACCAACAACATACCCTCGCATCGCAGAATGCCAGAATTTTCGATTACCACTAAATCGGGGAACGTATTTATCGTTTCCCGGAGGGCGCCGGATCAGAACCCGGGAAGCTCCTCCAAGAGCATCCCCTCGATCATGAACGGCGGTTCCCGCATCGACACGGCGATAGCTTCCCTGAGCTTCGAAGGCCTGTTCGCGTAGATCTCTATCACGGGGTCTCCCCTCTTGACGGAGTAGCCCATCTTCGCATAGAGCTTCACGCCCGCCCCCTTGTCGATCGGTGCTCCTGCCGCCCTCGCTATTGCGTTTATCGACCGGTTGCTAATGCTGCTGACGTAGCCATCAATCGGGGCGCTTATAACGTAGCGCGAGGTGCCCAGAGGTATATCCTCAGGCTTTATGTCCGGATTGCCTCCCTGATGGGCGATGATCTCTCGCATCTTCTGGTAGGCCTTTCCGCTCCTCAGGATCTCCTTGGCTACGTCCTGGCCGCTCCCCCTTGGGGCTATTCCGTTCATTTCGAAGAGCATCCCCGCCAGGGACGTCGACTTCTCGATGAGGCTGTTGGGGCCGCCGCCCATCAGCGTCTCTAGTGCCTCTTTAGCCTCCAGCGCAGGGCCGACTGTGTGACCGACCGGTTGCCCGCCGTAGGTGATCCCGCACCTCACCCTGATGCCCAGCCTGTTGCCGAGCTCGATGAAGTCGCTACCTAGCTTCCTGGCAGTCTCGAAGTCCTCTACCTTCGCCCCCTTGCCGGTTGGGATGTCAAGGACCAGTGTGTTGACCCCGACAGCAAGCTTCTTTGACATTATCGATGCCATCATCTGCGGGCGCGGGTCAATCGAGAGGGGATGCTCCACCCTGATAAATAGGTCGTCAGCAGGCGCAAGGTTGAGGGACCCTCCCCATGCTATGTAGCCCCCGACTTCCTTGAGCAGCTTCTTCAGTTCATCCTCCATGAACTCTACAGGTGCCAGAATCTCCATCGTGTCGGCTGTGCCCGATGGGCTCGTTATCGCCCGGCTGCTGGTTTTAGGGATCTTCAGCCCCGCAGCTGCAACTATCGGCACTATGAGCAGGGTCACCTTATTCCCGGGCACGCCACCTATTGAGTGCTTGTCCACTACTTGCTCTCCGAAGTCAATTGTCTTCCCGGTCTCCACCATCGCCTTGGTGAGGCTCTCTATCTCGTCCATGTCCATGCCGACGTATTCCTCAGCCATAAGAAATGCGGCTACCTCTAGCTTGCTCAGGTTGTGGAAGACCGTGTCCTTCACGATCGAGTGGATCTCGCTCTTAGTCAGCGCCTTCCCCTTCATCTTCTTCCTTATGAACTCGACCGAAGTCGGGGTCGGGGCAACTGAGACCTCGATCTCGTCCCCCTCTTCTACTGGAAAGTCATTAAAGTCCTCGTAGAACCCGATCTCGCCCTTACTGACGACCGTTTCCGAGATGTCCAGCATTGCGACCGTCCGTTGGAATCCCTTGGTTACGACTACGCGGTCGTGGATCCTGAGTGCCATCTCCTCGGCATCGGACTCGTTGATCAGCACATTCTTTTCCCCAGTCTTTATCCTGATCAGCCTTGCCCTGAAGCGCTGCTGCTCAGGCTGAAGGTCATTCCCCAATTTTCCGGATGCCATCAGAATCAGTCCTCCGAGAGGCGCCTCTCGCCCCACCGCTCGAGTGCAATGCGGAGCTCTTCGTGGCGCTCTGCCTGCTCGTCTAACGGGATTCCCTTGACGCACGCATCGATCGCCTGCCTCATCGCGGCGGCGCCAGCCCTGGTCCCCTTAGGGTGCCCGTGTATGCCGCCGCCGGCATTTATCACAAAATCATTCCCGAAAACGCGGTAGTTGGGGTAGACGAAGCCGGGATGGATGCCTCCGGAGGCCACCGGGAAGGTCTTTTTCTTCCCATGCCATTCTGATCTCAGGAAACTGATTATTTGGCCGAGCTCAGCCTTTGTCTCCTCCTCTCCGCCCATCTTGCCAGCACCAGAGCCAACATGGAGCTGGTCCCCGCCGAGGAGCCTCGCGATCTTGGCAATGGCGAGCATGGATATGCCGTGCCGGGGGTTCCGGGTGAATGCGGCGTGCATTGCCCTGTGCATGTGGATAGGGACCCGGAAGTCGTGCGACCTGATGAACCATTCGACCGTTGGCAGGCCCAGTATGATGATGTCGAGCATGATCGTGTTTGCCCCGTTGTCTATCGCGGTCTCCGCATGCCTGACCATGTTCTCAGGGTCGGCAGTGACGTTCACCGCGAACAGCACCTTCCGTCCGGTCTGAGACTTTGCGCGGTCGAGCGCCTCCATGACCTGGGCGACCCTCTCCTCGAGGGGGCAGAACTTCTGGTTTACGAGCGTCTCATCGTCCTTAATGAAGTCGACGCCGCCGATCGCAGCCTCATAACAGACCTCTGCAGTCTGTTTAGGGCTCAGCCCGACCTTGGGCTTCACTATCGTCCCCAGGTGGGGCCGGGGAAAGGCATCGGTCCCGACCAATTTCCTTACTCCCTCGATGCCGATTTTGGGGCCCGAGTACATGTCCGCTACTTCTTTAGGGAAGTCCAGATCGACAAGCCTTACGTTCTTGAGAGCCGAAAGGCCGAAGAGATTGCCCGCCGCCATGCTCAGTATGTTGGCGATGCCGCTGGTCTCCAGATCAAAAAGGTCTAGTGGGTATGCGACCCATACAAAACCTTTGCCGCCCGACCCCTCGGTTCTGAACGCCTTTGCGGGCAGCTTTGTCCTCACCCATTCGTTGGTGGTTGTGATCTCGGTCCAGGTCCCTATCGACTCCTCGGTGGCGATCGCGATCCCAGACGCCTTCAGATCGAGCTCGCTCTCGACATAGTACTTCGCTATGATGTATTTTTCAGGGTCTATCGACTCCGGGGTCGTGTAGAAGATCTCATCGAGGTAGACCCCCTTGCCTCCCTCCCCTTGCGACATCGATGATCACAGCTCCTCTTCGACAAGGATCTTACCTATTTGCTCCTCGCCTACCCTATATCCGAACTCCTCCATTAATATCAGTATTGCAGCCTGCGGTGGTATCACGCCTCGCTCGGTTATAATCGCGTCTATCATCTCCGCGGGCGTGATGTCAAAAGCCGGGTTCGCGATCTTCACGTTGCCCAGCGCAGATATCTCTTCCTCGGGAACGACCTCGGTCGGGGGGCGTTCCTCGATCTCAACGAGCTCCCCCAGCATTGTCGAAGGGCTGAACTTGTATGTTTCTGCGCAGACGTAGACCCTTACCCTAGCCTCCTTGGCTGCAAGCGCAATCTGGGAGGTGCCGATCTTGTTCACGACAGCCCCGTTAGCAGTGACCACATCGGAGCCGACCACCACCTTGTCGACCTTCGGCATGAAATACCTTGCAGCCGAGTCGACGATGAGCGTTACAGGTATCCCTGCCTCTGAGAGAGCCCTAGCAGTAATCCGGCCCTGAAACCTCGGGCGCGTCTCGGTCACGATCACCGAGAAGCCCTTGCCCTGGCGCTTTGCCTCTATCAGCGTCGAGATGGCTACCGAGCTGTTGCAGTGGGTCATTAAGAGGTCGCCGTTCCTTATCCGCTTTGCGCCGAACTCGCTTATCCGCTTCACCGCCTCGAACGAGGACTTTATGAATGCATCGGTGGCGTCTACCGTAGTCTGCCGCAGCACTTCAGGCGGGGCACCCTCCCTGTAGGCGCGCAGCACGCGGTGCCTTATGTAGTTCAGCGCGTTAGCAAGGGAGACAGCAGTCGGCCTTGTGCCCAGCAGCACCCTGTAGGCCTCGTTGAACCCCTCCATATACGACTGCGCGTCAGAGGGCCTGCTGCTCAACGCATATGACTTGAGGCCGCTGGCAGCTGCCCTCCCGATCTCGGCAGCCCCCCTGATCCGCATCGTCCTGATGTCCTCTGCAAGCCTGATTACCTCATCATTTACCAAAAAAAGACCTCCGATCTGCTGTAGATATCCTTTATAAAATTATAAAAAGGTTGGCAGTTCACCAGCCGGCCCCGGAGTCCCGCATTAGGGCACCTGCCAAGAGCGGCGCTACAGAGACAGTGGCATGCTCATTTGCGATCGTATCGGTCGTTATCAGCGAGTTCAGCCCCCCCTCCCTCAGCTTGGAATAGGCACCCTCGACGAGCAGGGAGTGGGTTACCAGGGCGTCCACCCTACTCACGCCCAGCCCCTTCAGCTTCTCCAATACCTCCAGGACGGTCTTTCCGGTGCTGATCATGTCATCGACTATGAGCGCTGCGCTGCAGCTGGTGCCCGAAAGGTCGGATACCCGGACTTCCCGGTCGCCCAGGCGCTCCTTTTCGAGAACGGCGCACACAGAGGGGATCACCTCTGCCACGGCATTAACCCACTGGGACGACTCGCTGTCGGGCCCAACGACTAACACGCGGCCGTTGGGGATCCGAGCCAAGTAATTCTCTGCCAGGAGGCGCATCGCCGAGAGGTTTGTCGCCGGAATGCTGAAGACCTCGCTTATCGCCCTGAACCTGTGGAGGTGCATATCCACCGTGTATACCGCATCTGTGCCAGAGGACTCTATCAGCCTGGCGAAGACCTTTGCGCTGAGCGCCTCCCCCTCCGAGAAGCGCTCATCCTGCCTAGCATAGGCGAGGTAGGGGAAGACGCCAATAACCCGCCTGCACCCCATCCCCCTCACCGCATCCGCAATGAGGGAGTACTCGACGAGGAGGCTGTCAGGCGAGAAAGCGAAGGACTGAACTATCGCCACGTCCTTACCATTGACGTCGCCATGCACCCGCACGTATTGCTCCCCGTCCGGGAACTGCCTCCGGGTCACTTCAGCCAGGGGGGCGCCTGAGATCCGCGAGACTCTCCTGGCGAGCGCCTCGGCCCCGGATCCGTAGGTCAACACAAGGCTCTGCAACTACAGACCCTCGTGCATGTCCATGTAGAGGTCGAGCAGCTCATCCCTGGACGGCTTCCGCGGGTTCTTCTCCACGAACCTGTAGTGGTTCTTCAGGAGATCGTCGACCATGGATTCGAGCTCGGACTCGTCTATGCCCAGTTCCTCGAGGGTCTGGGGCAAGCCAAGCGTATCCATAATGTCGGATATCCTTGAGGCGATCTCAAAGCCTGCCTCGACTGCAGAAGCGCCGGAGGTGTCGATCCCCATCGCCGAGGCGATTACCCCGGTCTTGTATGGGATGGCAGGGGCGTTGAATATTGCGACATAGGGCGTTGCAAGGGACACAGAGGACCCGTGCGGAAGGGAGCACCTCGTAGCATACGTGTATGCGATCCCGTGCGGCAGGCACAGCCCGGTTGCCTGGAAGGCCTGCCCCGCGAGCAAGGAGGCCGCTGAGAGACCTGCCCTCGCCTCCAGGTCGCCCCCGTTGCAGTATGCCCTTTCGAGGTAGCTGCAGACCAGCCCGAGGGCCTTAGAGGAGAGGGAGTCGCTTACAGGATTAGAATCGACGGACATCATCGACTCGAAGGCGTGGCAGAAGGCGTCAATTCCCGCCGAGGCTGTTGCTTCAGGGCCGGCACTGCACGAGGGGAGGGGGTCGATGATGGCTAGGGCGGGGCAGAGGACGGCGTTGAAAAGAGCTCTCTTAACCCCGTTGTCGACAACAACGGAGATTGGAGTGACCTCAGAACCTGTACCAGCCAAGGTCGGGATTGTGATGATCGGCGGTCCTTTTTTGGTTAACTTCTCTCCCCTGAAGTAGCTAGGAGGGTCTTTCTCA
It encodes the following:
- a CDS encoding ATP-binding protein, encoding MEKAPDTGTQGKAQKMARTSGKTGRTKQKSAKPVHKELLTAAELEARKMRAVNPAQYYRQNLGQLGFGDPEHALVQTIKELMDNSLDACEAMGVLPEVTVELTATTKKYEVVTNKTKDGGVRTFPVFRLVVEDNGCGVLRGKVAKCFGSVLYGSKFFSFKQSRGQQGLGVHAAIIYAQLTSLEPAVITTKTESDPKAYRVVLKIDTEKNSPVIVSSEEVEFSREHGTRVELMIAGDYTQKVESFIKELSLANPHADLKFTVVAQPGG
- a CDS encoding AMP phosphorylase, which codes for MGNDLQPEQQRFRARLIRIKTGEKNVLINESDAEEMALRIHDRVVVTKGFQRTVAMLDISETVVSKGEIGFYEDFNDFPVEEGDEIEVSVAPTPTSVEFIRKKMKGKALTKSEIHSIVKDTVFHNLSKLEVAAFLMAEEYVGMDMDEIESLTKAMVETGKTIDFGEQVVDKHSIGGVPGNKVTLLIVPIVAAAGLKIPKTSSRAITSPSGTADTMEILAPVEFMEDELKKLLKEVGGYIAWGGSLNLAPADDLFIRVEHPLSIDPRPQMMASIMSKKLAVGVNTLVLDIPTGKGAKVEDFETARKLGSDFIELGNRLGIRVRCGITYGGQPVGHTVGPALEAKEALETLMGGGPNSLIEKSTSLAGMLFEMNGIAPRGSGQDVAKEILRSGKAYQKMREIIAHQGGNPDIKPEDIPLGTSRYVISAPIDGYVSSISNRSINAIARAAGAPIDKGAGVKLYAKMGYSVKRGDPVIEIYANRPSKLREAIAVSMREPPFMIEGMLLEELPGF
- a CDS encoding RuBisCO large subunit C-terminal-like domain-containing protein, with the translated sequence MSQGEGGKGVYLDEIFYTTPESIDPEKYIIAKYYVESELDLKASGIAIATEESIGTWTEITTTNEWVRTKLPAKAFRTEGSGGKGFVWVAYPLDLFDLETSGIANILSMAAGNLFGLSALKNVRLVDLDFPKEVADMYSGPKIGIEGVRKLVGTDAFPRPHLGTIVKPKVGLSPKQTAEVCYEAAIGGVDFIKDDETLVNQKFCPLEERVAQVMEALDRAKSQTGRKVLFAVNVTADPENMVRHAETAIDNGANTIMLDIIILGLPTVEWFIRSHDFRVPIHMHRAMHAAFTRNPRHGISMLAIAKIARLLGGDQLHVGSGAGKMGGEEETKAELGQIISFLRSEWHGKKKTFPVASGGIHPGFVYPNYRVFGNDFVINAGGGIHGHPKGTRAGAAAMRQAIDACVKGIPLDEQAERHEELRIALERWGERRLSED
- a CDS encoding ribose 1,5-bisphosphate isomerase yields the protein MVNDEVIRLAEDIRTMRIRGAAEIGRAAASGLKSYALSSRPSDAQSYMEGFNEAYRVLLGTRPTAVSLANALNYIRHRVLRAYREGAPPEVLRQTTVDATDAFIKSSFEAVKRISEFGAKRIRNGDLLMTHCNSSVAISTLIEAKRQGKGFSVIVTETRPRFQGRITARALSEAGIPVTLIVDSAARYFMPKVDKVVVGSDVVTANGAVVNKIGTSQIALAAKEARVRVYVCAETYKFSPSTMLGELVEIEERPPTEVVPEEEISALGNVKIANPAFDITPAEMIDAIITERGVIPPQAAILILMEEFGYRVGEEQIGKILVEEEL
- the prs gene encoding ribose-phosphate diphosphokinase, producing the protein MQSLVLTYGSGAEALARRVSRISGAPLAEVTRRQFPDGEQYVRVHGDVNGKDVAIVQSFAFSPDSLLVEYSLIADAVRGMGCRRVIGVFPYLAYARQDERFSEGEALSAKVFARLIESSGTDAVYTVDMHLHRFRAISEVFSIPATNLSAMRLLAENYLARIPNGRVLVVGPDSESSQWVNAVAEVIPSVCAVLEKERLGDREVRVSDLSGTSCSAALIVDDMISTGKTVLEVLEKLKGLGVSRVDALVTHSLLVEGAYSKLREGGLNSLITTDTIANEHATVSVAPLLAGALMRDSGAGW
- a CDS encoding iron-containing alcohol dehydrogenase, with the translated sequence MSISFDLLNRTFSFYCPTRVVFGVGSLSRLSDELKKFDFKKALLVSGPRVSKTKEYALVRECISSTGADLSEFTMVEAEPDLTILDSLAGFARESQPELVIGMGGGSSMDFSKLASALSVNEKDPPSYFRGEKLTKKGPPIITIPTLAGTGSEVTPISVVVDNGVKRALFNAVLCPALAIIDPLPSCSAGPEATASAGIDAFCHAFESMMSVDSNPVSDSLSSKALGLVCSYLERAYCNGGDLEARAGLSAASLLAGQAFQATGLCLPHGIAYTYATRCSLPHGSSVSLATPYVAIFNAPAIPYKTGVIASAMGIDTSGASAVEAGFEIASRISDIMDTLGLPQTLEELGIDESELESMVDDLLKNHYRFVEKNPRKPSRDELLDLYMDMHEGL